CTTTGCAACAAATAAATCAAAAAGAAGCAAAACAAAACACAAAAGAAAAAATGCAAAAAACACAAACTGATGTAAAAATGGAATTTAGCAAAGAAGTCAAAGAATTAGCACAAAAAACAAATCCTAAAGAAAATAATAAAGAAAATTCAAAAGATGATGATATGCTTAGCAAATTATACGAAAAGCTAGCACAAATTACTCAAAAAATAGCAGAACTTAGTGCTAAAATGGCAAATGCTAATGAAGAACAAATAAATATGTATAACTCGCAAATGCAAGGCTTAACCGCTCAAGCACAAGCAATCCAAGCTCAAATTCAAGAATTAACAAGCCAACAACAAAAAGCTTAATTTTAAGAGTTATAATGAAAGTTTTAATCATAGATAATTATGACTCTTTTACCTATACTATAGCTTTTTATTTAAAAGAACTTGGTATTAAATACAAAATCATAAAAAATGATAAATTTAAAAAAGCAAAAAAACTCAAAAAATACCATTTTTCTCATTTAATCATCTCACCAGGTCCAAATTCACCAAAAGAATCAAAACTTAGTTTAAAGGCTATTAAATACTTTAAAAAAAAGAAAAAAATACTTGGGATTTGTTTAGGCCATCAATGCATTGTGCATGCTTTTGGTGGTAAAATTTCTAAACTTCCAAATCCAACTCATGGCAAGGTAAAAACCATAAATTTTAAACCAAATCCACTTTTTAACCAACTTAAACAAAATTTTAAAATTTGCTTATATCATTCCTTGTATGTTAGCAATATAGGCAAAAAATGTGAAATTTTAGCTTGGAGTGAAGATAAAATCATCATGGCTTTAAAACATAAAAAATACCCTATTTATGGGATTCAATTTCACCCAGAGGCTGTATTAAGCCAAAATGGTAAAAAATTGCTTAGAAATTTTCTTGCTTTATAATTACTTTAAGTTATATTTTTTATAATAAATCAAAAAGTTTAAAAAATGAAAATTATTGTATTTTTATTAGCTTTAGTTTCTTTTTTACTTGCTAATAATCTAAAAGAATTTATACAATTGAGTCTAAATAATGAAAATTACATACAAAAGCAACTTAATTTTTCCAAAAGTATTTTAGAACAAGATAGCATTGAAAATTCTTACTTACCCAATTTAAATCTTGAAATTTCTTATTTAGGTTCAAATAAAGATCGTTTTATTATAGAGCCCCAAGAAAGTTTAATGACCACGCTTTCTCTTAAATTTTTGATTTTTGATGGAGGCAACAAAGAAGCAAAGATTGCTAGCATGCAAAGTCTAAGGCAACTTGCATATCTTGAAAAAGAAAATATGGCAAATTTCATAGCTTTAAATGCTAGTATTTTATACTTTAATTACCTTAGTTTAAAAAGTATCACACAAAGCTATAAACAAAAAGAAATTTATTTACAAAATCAACTAAAGCGTTTAGAAAAATTTTATCAAGCAGGCCTTGCAAGTCAAAGCGAGCTTGAGAGTATAAAAGCAAAATACGAACTTAGTGTTTATGAATTTGCACAAAAAGAATTAAAGCTTTATGAATTAAAAAACGCAATGTTTAATCTTAGCAAAACTTCTTTTATACCTTCAGTTGAAAATATCCTAGAAGAACCCAACACAAAAGAAAACAAAAGTTATGAAATAGCTTTTATGCAAGAAAAATTAAATTTAGAAAATTTTAAGATTGATTCTGCGAAATCTAAATTATTTCCAAAAATATTCTTACAAAATAATTTTAGCTTTTATGATATGAATTATAATCCAAAACTACCTCAAGAATTTAAAAACTTCGGGGAGAATTTTTTAAAAGAGCATGGACAAAATAATCGGTTTATTTTGACTTTTGAATGGAGAATATTTGATTTTGGTGCAAACAAAAAAGCCCTAGAAGCACAAAAATACGCAAGTAAAATCACCCAATTAGAACTAGAAAAAACCAAAAGACAAATAAATATAGAACTTGACAATCTCTTGCAAGAAATTCAAATTTCTAAAGTTAAAATCAACGCCCTAAATGCAAGTTTAAATGCTGCTAATTTAGCTTTTAATACAATAGAAAAAAAATACAACGCAGGGCTTTGTTCATATGTAGAATACCTAAACGCACTTGAAATAAAATTTCAAAGTCAAAGCCAACTTGAACTTGCAAAAAATGATTATGAAATTGCAAAAGCAAGATATTATTTTAAAGCAGGTATTGATATAAATTCAAAGGTTTTACAATGAAAATAATACTTTTAATCATGCTTTCATTGATGGTATTAAAAGCTGAGGAAATTTATGCAAGTTTTGATGTATTTGCAAAAAATCAATCTAAATTATCCCTACAAAGCGTTGGCTTAGTTAAGGCAATCTATGTAGATATTAACGATAAAGTTAAAAAAGATCAAATTTTACTTAAACTTGATGATACAAGCGAACAAATCGCACTAAAACTAGCACAAAATGAATATAAACTTGCCACTCTTACACTCAATCACGCCAAGAATTCTTTAGAAAAATTTAAAAAAGTTCAAGATGTGATTGATAAACAAAGTTATGAGAATGTATTATTTGAATTCCAAAAAGCTCAAAATTTACAACAAAAAGCATTTTTAAATATACAATATTATAAAGATTTAATAGAAAAAAAGACTTTAAAAGCTCCATATGATGGTATTATTGCTAAAAAATACATAGATATAGGTGAAGGCGTTGGTGGAATTTCTCATGTATTGTTTGATTTTTTTTCTTATCCAAAGGTAAAATTACTTTTAAGTTTTGATGAAAAATTTAAAGATAAAGTAAAAATAAATGATGTTTTCATTTACAAAATAGACTCAAATGAAAAAGAATATCAAGGTAAAATCACACTTATTTACCCAAGTATAGATATAAAAACGCGTAAAATTTATGCAGAAGTTGAAGCTTTAAATTTTACTCCAGGTGCTTTTGGAGAAGGAAAAATCATTACTAAGGATTAATTTTGTATCGCTTTGCTATTAATAATCCTATTGCCATTTTAATGTTTTTTATCGCATTAATAATCTTTGGTGTTTTTTCTATTTTTAGTATGCCTATTAATCTTTATCCTAAAGTAGATATTCCTTTAATTAAAATCACCACTGCTGCTAATGGAGATTTAAAATTCATAGAATCAAAAATAACCAAAGAAATAGAAAATGCAATTTCTAACATACAAGGAATTAAAAATATCAACTCTACAAGTTATAATAATTTTTCTATTTCAATTGTTGAATTTGAACTAGGAAAAAATTTAGAAATCGCAGCTAATGATATTAGAGATAAACTTAGCACTATCAACCTTCCAGCAAAACCAACTTTAGAAAAAATCTCACCGGATGCGGGTTCGGTTGTGTCTTTATTTTTAAGTTCTAATGATAAATTAAAACTTATGCGTAAAATAGACAATGATATAAAACCTTTTTTACAAAAAATTGCAGGTGTTGGAGTTATTAATGATATAGCCTTTTTAAAACCTCAAGTTCAAATAAATCTTTCACCTAATGCTTTGCAAAAATACCACATTAACGCACTTGATGTAGCTAAAATCATTCAAAGCCATAATTTTAAACAATACCTAGGTGAGTTTGAAAATTCAAAAGATAATTTTACAATCAAAGGATATTTTGAAGCACAAAATTTAAAAGAGTTAGAAAACATACGCATTTTTAGTGGTGTATTTTTAAAAGATGTAGCAAATATTAGCTATGGTTTAGAAGATCAAAAACAACTTGCAATGCTTGATGTAAAAGATGGTGTATTACTCGAACTTAATAAAATTTCTGGCTATAACTCCCTAAAAGTTATAAAAAATATAAAAAATTCCTTAAAAGCATTACAAAAAATAGCAGGAAATGATATTGAAATAAAAATAGTTTATGATAAAAGTCAAAATATTTTAAAACATATTAATCAAGTTATTTTTGATATGGTTTTTGGCGTGATTTTAACTCTTTTAATAGTATATGTATTTTTAAGAAATATTAGTGCTACCATTTTAGCTTTTATTGTTTTACCAAC
The genomic region above belongs to Campylobacter peloridis LMG 23910 and contains:
- the fspA gene encoding flagellum-secreted nonflagellar protein FspA, with product MQINQQMFLNQSLENTSLQQINQKEAKQNTKEKMQKTQTDVKMEFSKEVKELAQKTNPKENNKENSKDDDMLSKLYEKLAQITQKIAELSAKMANANEEQINMYNSQMQGLTAQAQAIQAQIQELTSQQQKA
- a CDS encoding efflux RND transporter periplasmic adaptor subunit → MKIILLIMLSLMVLKAEEIYASFDVFAKNQSKLSLQSVGLVKAIYVDINDKVKKDQILLKLDDTSEQIALKLAQNEYKLATLTLNHAKNSLEKFKKVQDVIDKQSYENVLFEFQKAQNLQQKAFLNIQYYKDLIEKKTLKAPYDGIIAKKYIDIGEGVGGISHVLFDFFSYPKVKLLLSFDEKFKDKVKINDVFIYKIDSNEKEYQGKITLIYPSIDIKTRKIYAEVEALNFTPGAFGEGKIITKD
- a CDS encoding anthranilate synthase component II; translated protein: MMKVLIIDNYDSFTYTIAFYLKELGIKYKIIKNDKFKKAKKLKKYHFSHLIISPGPNSPKESKLSLKAIKYFKKKKKILGICLGHQCIVHAFGGKISKLPNPTHGKVKTINFKPNPLFNQLKQNFKICLYHSLYVSNIGKKCEILAWSEDKIIMALKHKKYPIYGIQFHPEAVLSQNGKKLLRNFLAL
- a CDS encoding efflux system, outer membrane component produces the protein MKIIVFLLALVSFLLANNLKEFIQLSLNNENYIQKQLNFSKSILEQDSIENSYLPNLNLEISYLGSNKDRFIIEPQESLMTTLSLKFLIFDGGNKEAKIASMQSLRQLAYLEKENMANFIALNASILYFNYLSLKSITQSYKQKEIYLQNQLKRLEKFYQAGLASQSELESIKAKYELSVYEFAQKELKLYELKNAMFNLSKTSFIPSVENILEEPNTKENKSYEIAFMQEKLNLENFKIDSAKSKLFPKIFLQNNFSFYDMNYNPKLPQEFKNFGENFLKEHGQNNRFILTFEWRIFDFGANKKALEAQKYASKITQLELEKTKRQINIELDNLLQEIQISKVKINALNASLNAANLAFNTIEKKYNAGLCSYVEYLNALEIKFQSQSQLELAKNDYEIAKARYYFKAGIDINSKVLQ